In Sandaracinaceae bacterium, the following proteins share a genomic window:
- the deoC gene encoding deoxyribose-phosphate aldolase has translation MHELASFIDHTLLRADATSSDHARLCDEARKHGFATVCVTSAWVRFCAERLADAGPGITTVVGFPLGCVSTAAKVAEAQQAVRDGATELDVVVHLGALKDRHYRTVALDLGAVVQAADGRVVKVILETAALTPEQIRVGAALAQSAGAQFVKTSTGFGVGGATREAVALLRETVCSQIGVKASGGIRDEAAARVMIEAGATRLGTSAGVAIVSGAAGQAPY, from the coding sequence ATGCACGAACTCGCCTCCTTCATCGACCACACCCTCCTGCGCGCCGACGCCACGTCGTCGGACCACGCGCGCCTGTGTGACGAGGCCCGCAAGCACGGCTTCGCCACGGTCTGCGTGACGTCGGCATGGGTGCGCTTCTGTGCCGAGCGGCTGGCAGACGCCGGTCCGGGCATCACCACCGTGGTGGGGTTTCCGCTCGGCTGCGTGAGCACGGCGGCGAAGGTGGCCGAGGCCCAGCAGGCAGTGCGAGACGGCGCCACGGAGCTGGATGTCGTGGTGCACCTCGGCGCGCTCAAGGACCGGCACTACCGCACGGTGGCCCTCGACCTGGGCGCCGTGGTGCAGGCCGCCGACGGGCGCGTGGTGAAGGTCATCCTCGAGACGGCAGCGCTGACCCCCGAGCAAATTCGCGTCGGCGCGGCCTTGGCCCAGTCCGCGGGCGCGCAGTTCGTGAAGACCTCCACGGGCTTCGGGGTGGGCGGGGCCACGCGCGAGGCCGTCGCGCTCCTGCGCGAGACCGTCTGCAGCCAGATCGGCGTGAAGGCGTCCGGGGGCATCCGCGACGAGGCGGCGGCGCGCGTCATGATCGAGGCGGGCGCCACGCGGCTCGGCACCAGCGCGGGCGTCGCCATCGTGAGCGGAGCGGCTGGGCAGGCCCCGTACTGA
- a CDS encoding YihY/virulence factor BrkB family protein produces MTQAAALAFYAVLSMAPLLVLLLWLTASLYPSAQSELIGQIGQLAGREAEAIAATMIDNARARPSVGTVAGVWGTLLLFIGATAVFAQLQGALNLIFHTAARRPDTFTAWLRKRVFSFGVIFALGFLLIVSMSLATALQVVFANVPSMLPLVGTVASFVIYVVTFGFLYHFLPDRPVHWRQAFLGGLNTALLFTGGRYLIGLYIARTDPGGAYGATGALVILLVWIYYASVVFFIGALLTAVIDERATRAAAESVAAPPTGQEGSP; encoded by the coding sequence ATGACCCAGGCTGCGGCGCTGGCCTTCTATGCGGTGCTCTCGATGGCGCCGCTGCTCGTGCTGCTGCTCTGGCTGACCGCCTCGCTGTATCCGAGCGCGCAGAGTGAACTGATCGGTCAGATTGGTCAGCTGGCCGGCCGCGAAGCCGAGGCCATCGCCGCGACCATGATCGACAACGCCCGCGCACGCCCGAGTGTGGGCACCGTGGCTGGAGTCTGGGGAACGCTGCTGCTCTTCATCGGCGCCACGGCGGTGTTCGCCCAGCTCCAGGGTGCGCTCAACTTGATCTTCCACACCGCGGCGCGACGCCCGGACACCTTCACGGCGTGGCTGCGCAAGCGCGTGTTCTCGTTCGGAGTGATCTTCGCGCTGGGGTTCCTGCTGATCGTGTCCATGTCGCTGGCCACGGCGCTGCAAGTCGTGTTCGCCAACGTGCCCTCCATGCTGCCCCTGGTCGGGACCGTTGCCAGCTTCGTCATCTACGTGGTCACGTTCGGCTTCCTCTACCACTTCCTGCCCGACCGCCCCGTCCACTGGCGACAGGCGTTCCTCGGCGGCCTGAACACGGCGCTGCTGTTCACGGGTGGGCGCTACCTCATCGGGCTGTACATCGCGAGGACCGATCCCGGCGGGGCGTACGGCGCGACGGGCGCCCTGGTGATCCTGCTCGTGTGGATCTACTACGCCTCGGTCGTGTTCTTCATCGGCGCGCTGTTGACGGCCGTGATCGATGAGCGGGCGACCCGCGCTGCGGCAGAGTCAGTCGCCGCCCCGCCGACTGGTCAGGAAGGCAGCCCATAG
- a CDS encoding NAD-dependent epimerase/dehydratase family protein: MTDTIEGKVLITGASGFIGSWLRDTLLERGSDVLAIRRPGSPAARTGRSVEANYDDLAGLKRIMASERPDYVLHVAGATKGRTYADFERGNVMPTENLLRAAEAEHKGLKRFVHVSSLAAYGPSRPGQPLRETDPRRPVEFYGESKLASERVVERAQVPYTIIRPSGVYGPRDVDMLELFKLARGRVNLFFGNRKSWGSFVYVDDVVSAILRAGAATAAEGRGYFLADGEPITWETLQADIMAVVGKRALTVSLPKQMPFVAGALGELATRFDGEPRLMNRQKAIMGAQDAWTCHADAAASDFGFAATLPRREALARTHAWYEANGWYRR, encoded by the coding sequence GTGACCGACACCATCGAAGGCAAAGTCCTCATCACCGGCGCGAGCGGCTTCATCGGCAGCTGGCTGCGCGACACACTGCTCGAGCGGGGCTCCGACGTCCTGGCCATCCGGCGACCGGGTTCGCCTGCGGCACGGACGGGACGGAGCGTGGAGGCGAACTACGACGACCTCGCCGGGCTGAAGCGCATCATGGCGAGCGAGCGCCCTGACTACGTGCTGCACGTGGCCGGCGCCACCAAGGGCCGCACCTACGCCGACTTCGAGCGCGGCAACGTGATGCCCACGGAGAACCTGTTGCGCGCGGCCGAGGCGGAGCACAAGGGGCTGAAGCGCTTCGTGCACGTGTCATCTCTCGCGGCCTATGGCCCCAGCCGCCCGGGGCAGCCGCTGCGCGAGACCGACCCGCGCCGCCCGGTCGAGTTCTATGGCGAGAGCAAGCTCGCGTCGGAGCGCGTGGTGGAGCGCGCCCAGGTGCCCTACACCATCATCCGCCCGAGCGGCGTCTACGGGCCACGTGACGTGGACATGCTCGAGCTGTTCAAGCTGGCGCGCGGCCGCGTGAACCTGTTCTTCGGGAACCGCAAGAGCTGGGGGAGCTTCGTCTACGTGGACGACGTGGTATCGGCCATCCTGCGTGCGGGCGCGGCGACGGCGGCGGAGGGGCGCGGCTACTTCCTGGCCGACGGCGAGCCCATCACGTGGGAGACGCTCCAGGCCGACATCATGGCGGTGGTCGGGAAGCGCGCGCTGACGGTCTCGCTCCCGAAGCAGATGCCCTTCGTGGCCGGGGCGCTGGGTGAGCTCGCCACTCGCTTCGACGGAGAGCCACGGTTGATGAACCGCCAGAAGGCCATCATGGGCGCGCAGGATGCCTGGACCTGCCACGCCGACGCCGCCGCCAGCGACTTCGGGTTCGCCGCCACGCTGCCACGGCGCGAGGCGCTGGCCCGCACACACGCGTGGTACGAAGCCAACGGCTGGTACCGTCGCTGA
- a CDS encoding SDR family oxidoreductase has product MDVRHAVVTGGSSGIGLETARGLLRRGFERVAIVGRDPARLERAVTSLGAGAIALRADFSSLTEVRECAAQVRERLEPLAVLVNNAGVWHSERTLSQDGFEDTFAVNHLAHFEFTRHLLDHMADRAALPARIVHVSSRRHVNCKGIRWDDVMLEKGYSGLRAYDQSKLANLLFSLELARRLRVEKRHVRSNAVHPGSVATDIARDSGVLSFLSNTVARLVLLTPEQGAATSLHAATHPSLDDVSGRYFSRSQRAQPSRVALDELAAARLWALSESLIEGRHGAVKRA; this is encoded by the coding sequence ATGGACGTTCGGCACGCAGTGGTCACCGGCGGGAGCAGCGGCATCGGGCTCGAGACGGCGCGCGGACTCTTGCGCCGGGGCTTCGAGCGCGTGGCCATCGTCGGCCGCGACCCTGCCCGCCTCGAGCGCGCCGTCACGTCGCTGGGGGCGGGTGCCATCGCGCTGCGCGCGGACTTCAGCTCGCTGACCGAGGTGCGGGAGTGCGCGGCCCAGGTGCGCGAGCGGCTCGAGCCACTCGCCGTGCTCGTGAACAACGCGGGGGTGTGGCACAGCGAGCGAACGCTCAGCCAAGACGGCTTCGAGGACACGTTCGCCGTGAACCACCTGGCGCACTTCGAATTCACTCGGCACCTGCTGGACCACATGGCAGACCGAGCGGCGCTGCCTGCGCGCATCGTGCACGTGTCCTCGCGTCGCCACGTTAACTGCAAGGGCATCCGCTGGGATGACGTCATGCTGGAGAAGGGTTACTCGGGGCTGCGCGCGTACGATCAGAGCAAGCTCGCCAACCTGCTGTTCAGCCTCGAGCTGGCGCGGCGCCTGCGGGTGGAGAAGCGTCACGTGCGCTCGAACGCGGTGCACCCGGGCTCGGTGGCCACCGACATCGCGCGCGACAGCGGTGTGCTCAGCTTCCTCAGCAACACGGTGGCGCGCTTGGTGCTGCTCACGCCCGAGCAAGGCGCGGCCACGTCGCTGCATGCCGCCACGCACCCCTCGCTCGATGACGTGAGCGGGCGCTACTTCTCGCGCTCGCAGCGCGCCCAGCCGTCCCGTGTGGCGCTGGATGAGCTCGCTGCGGCGCGCCTCTGGGCGCTGAGCGAGTCGTTGATCGAGGGACGCCACGGGGCGGTGAAGCGTGCCTGA
- a CDS encoding AtpZ/AtpI family protein: MNIEPPPDTEETRAVAEKATAEIARKWKARQRIPAGRLGFVPMGLVGWTIVLPMLLAATLGHWLDAHHPASFSWMFALPVAALAIGSVNAAYWAYAGRRAAASLPE, from the coding sequence ATGAACATCGAACCACCTCCGGACACCGAGGAGACGCGCGCCGTTGCCGAAAAGGCCACGGCCGAGATCGCCCGCAAGTGGAAGGCGCGCCAGCGCATCCCCGCCGGCCGATTGGGCTTCGTGCCCATGGGCCTCGTCGGCTGGACCATCGTGCTGCCCATGCTGCTCGCGGCCACGCTCGGGCACTGGCTGGATGCTCACCATCCGGCTAGCTTCTCCTGGATGTTCGCGCTGCCCGTGGCGGCGCTCGCGATAGGCTCGGTCAACGCGGCCTACTGGGCCTACGCGGGTCGCCGCGCAGCCGCCAGCTTGCCGGAGTGA
- the aroB gene encoding 3-dehydroquinate synthase, whose protein sequence is MAQRRVRTIFLSGPMGAGKSTVAVALGRHLGRPVIDLDQRIAQHAGMSVERIFAEQGEPAFRTLEAQAAREAAAEGGVVALGGGALTQDALRHELLEAGVVVTLRASLDELLQRVGAGEGRPLLAGLAPDARRERLGALLEARREAYAECHAEIDTGKVNLDAVVAQIAALSEEARVVVPLGQRTYRVEIGRGVRARVAERAGQACSGDVVLVHDADDGRPWPGEVATLLTAAGRRCVVVQLENGERWKHIQSVERIWDAALEAGVDRHALVLGVGGGVVGDLTGFAASTLLRGVTLGQVPTTLLSMVDSSVGGKTGFNRPRGKNLVGTFYQPHFVLCDVATLSTLPDDERVSGLAEVVKSAWLDGEDAVAQLEADAPLLNQGEEEATIRAIEMSVRLKARIVRQDEREGGKRMLLNLGHTVGHGLEAAHGYVGLRHGEAVALGMIAALRVGVAHGTTQPDSVARLTRLMDDLGLPTDLDARLSEQALDFIESDKKKSGARVKFVVPGLPGDTTVVPMSLEAIRAAVRA, encoded by the coding sequence ATGGCGCAGCGTCGCGTGCGAACGATCTTCCTCTCAGGACCGATGGGTGCGGGCAAGAGCACCGTGGCCGTGGCGCTCGGACGCCACCTCGGGCGGCCCGTCATCGACCTCGACCAGCGCATCGCGCAGCACGCGGGGATGAGCGTCGAGCGCATCTTCGCAGAGCAGGGCGAGCCGGCGTTTCGGACGCTCGAGGCACAGGCGGCGCGCGAGGCTGCCGCAGAGGGGGGCGTCGTTGCCCTGGGTGGCGGCGCGCTGACGCAAGACGCACTCCGTCACGAGCTGCTCGAGGCAGGCGTGGTGGTCACGCTGCGGGCGTCCCTCGATGAGCTGCTTCAGCGCGTTGGCGCTGGGGAGGGCAGGCCGCTCTTGGCGGGGCTCGCGCCCGACGCTCGCCGTGAGCGGCTGGGGGCGCTGCTGGAAGCGCGTCGCGAAGCGTACGCGGAGTGCCACGCAGAGATCGACACCGGGAAGGTGAACCTCGACGCCGTCGTCGCGCAGATCGCTGCGCTCTCGGAGGAGGCGCGCGTGGTGGTGCCGCTTGGTCAGCGAACGTACCGCGTCGAGATTGGCCGCGGGGTTCGGGCTCGAGTCGCCGAGCGTGCGGGGCAGGCGTGCTCGGGCGACGTGGTGCTGGTGCACGACGCCGATGATGGCCGCCCCTGGCCGGGCGAGGTGGCTACGCTGCTGACGGCTGCGGGTCGTCGCTGCGTGGTCGTTCAGCTCGAGAACGGTGAGCGCTGGAAGCACATCCAGTCCGTGGAGCGCATCTGGGACGCCGCGCTCGAAGCCGGCGTGGACCGCCACGCGCTGGTGCTGGGAGTCGGGGGCGGGGTGGTCGGCGACCTGACCGGGTTCGCCGCGTCCACCCTCCTGCGCGGAGTGACTCTCGGCCAGGTGCCCACCACGCTGCTGTCCATGGTGGACAGCTCGGTGGGCGGCAAGACCGGCTTCAACCGGCCCCGCGGCAAGAACCTGGTGGGCACCTTCTATCAGCCCCACTTCGTGCTGTGCGACGTGGCGACGCTGAGCACCCTCCCGGACGACGAGCGCGTCTCCGGCCTGGCCGAGGTGGTCAAGAGCGCCTGGCTCGACGGCGAGGACGCCGTCGCCCAGCTCGAGGCGGACGCGCCCCTGCTGAATCAGGGCGAGGAAGAGGCGACCATTCGCGCCATCGAGATGAGCGTCCGGCTGAAGGCCCGCATCGTTCGTCAGGACGAGCGCGAGGGCGGAAAGCGCATGCTGCTGAACCTGGGGCACACGGTTGGGCACGGCCTCGAGGCCGCCCACGGATACGTGGGGTTGCGGCACGGGGAGGCGGTCGCTCTCGGGATGATCGCGGCGCTGCGGGTGGGAGTCGCGCACGGAACCACGCAGCCCGACTCGGTCGCCCGCCTGACCCGCTTGATGGATGACCTGGGCCTCCCCACGGACCTGGACGCCCGCCTCAGCGAGCAGGCGCTCGACTTCATCGAGTCCGACAAGAAAAAGTCTGGAGCGCGGGTGAAATTCGTGGTGCCAGGCCTGCCCGGAGACACCACCGTGGTCCCCATGAGCCTCGAGGCTATCCGCGCGGCCGTCCGCGCGTAG